A window of the Isosphaera pallida ATCC 43644 genome harbors these coding sequences:
- a CDS encoding anti-sigma factor family protein, which translates to MSDSTAEFIPPPFSDSPPSPDVLSEEALEQLSAHLDGELSDEEDRRVLDLLARHPQARLERRRFQEAWNLLDWLPRPHADAEFATRTLSRIHALDSLGDSATSSAHPAPSLGQIGSRFGTVLESTVRQGATNQARRQDMNRKRAWLLWPVALLVFLSVALISSGRLTHPADRLVRELEFVEWLDEYQAIQTVEQFQAMETLAPWDSLIGQAEPIGRAVFSDADALWVSDQSETNATDQGWARLNAMPRAVRLELAARLTAFDSAALDSQRRWRRMDQWRRNLPPERRRRLEAVTRCYVAWREALGADDRARLDNLAQTDLDAWRAEIVQWHGHDLQERLTSERPRPFTPLDPSRLIRDHFDAAWFAPTLLWIALELWNDLSPDERARITANAADPSVVLNRLLEDAARRGIIVEPVESGEARWNEVIRNRLLNLAAPPNLGLGGLRNRPRLAAIPARILLIRLNDADLDWRRPPFELPADHAAALLERLPEWVHAELDLRSPNQARRMLAALAERLKESDTLKNMVEFEASEPSSHPYQFSDGKVSI; encoded by the coding sequence CCGCCGTCTCCCGACGTTTTGTCCGAAGAGGCGCTGGAGCAGCTGTCGGCCCATCTCGACGGCGAGTTGAGCGACGAGGAGGACCGCCGGGTTCTCGACCTGTTGGCGCGTCATCCCCAGGCTCGCCTGGAACGTCGGCGTTTTCAGGAGGCGTGGAATCTACTGGATTGGTTGCCCCGTCCCCACGCCGACGCCGAGTTCGCTACGCGGACCCTCAGCCGTATTCACGCCCTGGATTCGTTGGGCGACTCCGCCACCTCCTCTGCCCATCCTGCTCCGAGCTTGGGTCAAATCGGCTCGCGTTTCGGGACGGTTTTGGAGTCCACGGTTCGCCAGGGCGCGACCAACCAAGCCCGCCGACAAGATATGAACAGGAAGCGCGCCTGGTTGCTTTGGCCAGTTGCCCTCCTGGTCTTTTTGAGTGTGGCTTTGATTTCCTCGGGACGTCTCACCCATCCCGCCGATCGTTTGGTCCGCGAGTTGGAATTCGTCGAGTGGCTGGACGAATATCAAGCCATCCAGACCGTTGAGCAATTCCAGGCGATGGAGACGCTCGCTCCTTGGGACTCGTTGATCGGTCAGGCCGAACCTATCGGGCGCGCGGTCTTTTCGGACGCGGACGCCTTGTGGGTTTCCGACCAGTCGGAGACCAACGCGACGGACCAAGGATGGGCGCGTTTGAACGCGATGCCCCGCGCGGTTCGTTTGGAACTCGCTGCGCGTCTGACCGCGTTCGACTCCGCGGCTCTGGATTCCCAAAGGCGTTGGCGTCGCATGGATCAATGGCGTCGCAACCTTCCCCCCGAGCGTCGCCGCCGTTTGGAGGCCGTGACGCGGTGTTACGTTGCCTGGCGGGAGGCTCTGGGAGCCGACGACCGAGCGAGGTTGGATAATCTGGCCCAAACCGACTTGGACGCCTGGCGCGCGGAGATCGTCCAATGGCATGGTCACGACCTCCAAGAACGGCTGACAAGTGAGCGTCCCCGCCCTTTCACGCCTTTGGATCCGTCTCGTTTGATTCGGGACCATTTCGACGCAGCCTGGTTTGCCCCGACCCTCCTTTGGATCGCCTTGGAACTCTGGAACGACCTCAGCCCCGACGAACGCGCCCGCATCACCGCCAACGCTGCGGACCCCTCCGTCGTGCTCAACCGCCTTCTTGAGGACGCAGCCCGACGTGGCATCATCGTCGAGCCGGTCGAGAGCGGCGAGGCCCGCTGGAACGAGGTGATCCGCAACCGCCTCCTCAACCTCGCCGCCCCCCCGAATCTCGGGCTGGGCGGGTTGCGCAACCGTCCCCGGCTGGCCGCGATCCCGGCACGGATTCTCCTAATCCGCCTCAATGACGCCGATCTCGACTGGCGTCGTCCTCCCTTCGAACTGCCCGCCGACCACGCCGCGGCCTTGCTGGAACGTCTTCCCGAATGGGTCCACGCGGAGTTGGATTTGCGATCGCCTAACCAGGCCCGTCGGATGCTCGCCGCCCTGGCTGAACGGTTGAAAGAGTCCGACACCCTCAAGAACATGGTTGAGTTCGAGGCGTCCGAACCCTCATCACATCCTTATCAATTCTCAGACGGAAAGGTTTCTATTTGA
- the ribD gene encoding bifunctional diaminohydroxyphosphoribosylaminopyrimidine deaminase/5-amino-6-(5-phosphoribosylamino)uracil reductase RibD: MPFDDHSFPVSSHPPKFTTWDQRLMRLALALAERGRGHVEPNPMVGALIVRGGEVVGRGWHRRFGGPHAEVEALRSLSDPALARGATLFVTLEPCCHVGKTPPCTQAILEAGITRVVAAMADPFPKVAGGGLAALRAAGVEVCHGLEETAARRLNAAYLKQVLIGRPYVTAKWAMTLDGKTAAATGDSRWISNERSRARVHELRGRMDAIVVGIGTALADDPLLTVRPPGPRTPTRIVLDSQARLPLSSRLVRTIDQAPLWLVHRPDAPADRLSALERAGVKLFAPQVEDMERHRTSGVPIVPLLDELGREGMTHLLVEGGGRVAGAFFDAGAIDALEVFIAPRVIGGTARFAPLLGQGRPLMAQAARFIESRLEILDGDLRLVGRFAHAWLDETEPPAFSADGREADGSD; the protein is encoded by the coding sequence ATGCCGTTTGATGATCATTCCTTTCCCGTCAGTTCGCATCCACCAAAGTTTACAACGTGGGATCAACGTCTGATGCGCTTGGCGTTGGCGTTGGCCGAGCGGGGCCGTGGCCACGTCGAACCCAACCCTATGGTTGGGGCGTTGATCGTTCGCGGGGGCGAGGTGGTGGGACGTGGCTGGCATCGTCGTTTCGGCGGTCCGCACGCTGAAGTGGAGGCTCTGCGTTCCCTAAGCGATCCTGCCCTGGCGCGGGGGGCGACGCTGTTCGTCACGTTGGAGCCATGCTGTCACGTTGGCAAGACTCCGCCTTGCACCCAGGCGATTCTTGAGGCGGGGATAACCCGAGTCGTGGCCGCGATGGCCGACCCGTTTCCCAAGGTCGCCGGTGGGGGGTTGGCCGCTTTGAGGGCGGCGGGGGTCGAAGTGTGTCATGGTTTAGAGGAGACCGCGGCGCGACGGCTTAACGCCGCCTATCTCAAACAGGTTCTCATAGGGCGTCCCTACGTCACTGCCAAGTGGGCGATGACGCTCGACGGCAAAACCGCCGCGGCCACCGGCGACAGCCGCTGGATCTCCAACGAGCGTTCCCGCGCGCGGGTTCACGAACTCAGGGGCCGGATGGACGCGATCGTGGTGGGGATCGGTACCGCATTGGCCGACGACCCGCTGTTGACCGTCCGGCCTCCCGGACCCCGCACGCCAACCCGAATCGTGCTGGACTCCCAGGCGCGTTTGCCGCTCTCCTCTCGATTAGTCCGCACGATCGACCAAGCTCCGTTGTGGTTGGTTCATCGTCCCGACGCGCCTGCCGACCGCTTGTCTGCTTTGGAACGCGCTGGTGTGAAGCTGTTCGCGCCTCAGGTCGAGGACATGGAACGACATCGCACCTCGGGCGTGCCGATCGTGCCGTTGCTCGACGAGCTTGGACGTGAGGGAATGACCCATCTTTTGGTTGAAGGCGGAGGACGAGTTGCCGGGGCGTTTTTCGACGCCGGCGCGATCGACGCGCTCGAGGTGTTCATCGCGCCTCGGGTGATTGGCGGCACTGCGCGGTTCGCGCCGTTGCTGGGTCAGGGACGGCCACTCATGGCCCAGGCCGCCCGTTTCATCGAGTCGCGCTTGGAAATCCTAGATGGCGACCTGCGGCTGGTCGGACGCTTTGCCCACGCCTGGTTAGATGAAACGGAACCACCCGCATTCTCCGCGGACGGTCGGGAGGCGGACGGTTCGGATTGA
- a CDS encoding PVC-type heme-binding CxxCH protein gives MRRLPRPAWVSLAVFVASAFFLGLATGDGPHAPAQPPPAKPPDDPSLRNTQPGEPLSAQQALAGMTTLDGFQVDLVAAEPMVVQPIALTFDDQGRMWVAECLSYAERPTNYDRDQRDRIVILHDDDRDGKADRRQVVWDQAQKLTSVAVGFGGVWATCAPHLLFLPDHDGDGVLDGPPEIVLDGFNDGAVRHNIVNGLKFGPDGWLYGRHGIQAFSEVGVPGTPRDQRIPLSRCIWRIHPIDRRFEVVCEGTTNPWGHDWDDHGHLFFINTVIGHLWHAIPGAHFKRMYGEDIHPFIYELIDQHADHYHWDTSQTWSDSRNTSGIHGQLGGGHAHVGMMIYLGDAWPEEYRGELFTLNFHGRRINQEHLERRGCGFVARHRPDFLFAADPWFRGIDLTSTPDGSVVMLDWSDTGECHEDDGVHRTSGRIYRISHRDFASRSRPAFNLRDEPDARLLERLAEPNDWFGRAARRLLQERAHAGTLDPRTIPALRALLADHPEERMRLRALWCLHSINALTTERLHAALNDSGEHLRSWAVRLLAERGAAEHPEIGAALLERARRDASGLVRLELASALQRLSPDLRFELGAALMERSEDRDDHNQPLMVWYGMEPVVSAAPGKGVELIKRGAFPKVARLIARRLAADLDQPDFGQAVARLIALAASQPIETRAAVLEGMAQALRGRRRAPVPEGWETHRDALAQSGDNALNNHARELDLLFGSGRALADLRAVALDETAPSEARRDALRSLIDADYPEKYQDLFKLATDLATAGLAARGLAAFDHPEVAERILKRFHVFRPEDRPMAIDALVSRPSWAMTLLEAIAQGRVPRADLNAGHARLILSHNQPELKAKLAEVWGELRETPADKAEAIARYRALLTPESLQTADLKRGRTLYTQTCGACHKLFGEGGAIGPELTGADRQTLDYWLANLIDPSAVVPAGYVMSVVLMNDGRVLNGIIASRSGSVVVLQTASERIHLDAEDVEEIQPTGQSLMPEGQLTALSDEEARDLIGYLMSSGPN, from the coding sequence ATGCGTCGTTTGCCCCGACCCGCTTGGGTCAGCCTCGCGGTTTTTGTCGCTTCGGCTTTCTTTCTGGGGCTTGCGACGGGAGACGGTCCTCACGCCCCTGCTCAGCCTCCACCGGCCAAGCCCCCCGACGACCCCTCCCTACGCAACACCCAACCAGGCGAGCCACTCAGCGCGCAACAGGCGCTGGCCGGCATGACCACGCTCGACGGCTTTCAGGTTGATCTGGTCGCCGCCGAGCCGATGGTGGTTCAACCAATCGCCCTGACCTTCGACGATCAAGGACGGATGTGGGTGGCCGAATGCCTCAGCTACGCCGAGCGTCCCACCAACTACGACCGCGACCAACGCGACCGGATCGTGATTCTGCACGACGACGACCGCGACGGCAAGGCCGATCGCCGTCAGGTGGTCTGGGATCAGGCTCAAAAGCTCACCAGCGTCGCGGTCGGCTTCGGCGGCGTCTGGGCCACTTGCGCGCCTCATCTGCTGTTCCTACCCGATCATGACGGCGACGGCGTGCTCGATGGCCCCCCCGAGATCGTCCTGGATGGATTCAACGACGGCGCGGTGCGCCACAACATCGTCAACGGCCTCAAGTTCGGTCCCGACGGCTGGCTCTATGGCCGTCATGGCATTCAAGCTTTCTCGGAGGTCGGCGTTCCGGGCACTCCCCGCGATCAACGAATCCCACTCTCCCGCTGCATCTGGCGCATCCACCCGATCGACCGCCGCTTCGAGGTCGTCTGCGAAGGGACTACCAACCCCTGGGGCCACGACTGGGATGACCACGGCCACCTCTTCTTCATCAACACCGTCATCGGCCATCTCTGGCACGCTATCCCCGGCGCACACTTCAAACGCATGTACGGCGAAGACATTCATCCATTTATCTACGAACTGATCGACCAGCACGCCGACCATTACCACTGGGATACCAGCCAAACCTGGAGCGACTCCCGCAACACTTCGGGGATTCATGGTCAACTTGGCGGCGGTCATGCTCATGTCGGCATGATGATCTACCTGGGCGACGCTTGGCCCGAGGAATATCGGGGCGAACTCTTCACCCTGAATTTCCACGGACGACGAATCAACCAGGAGCATCTTGAACGGCGTGGTTGCGGCTTCGTCGCTCGTCACCGTCCCGACTTCCTCTTCGCGGCCGATCCGTGGTTCCGCGGCATCGACCTGACCTCCACCCCGGATGGCTCGGTCGTCATGCTCGACTGGTCCGACACCGGCGAATGTCACGAGGACGACGGCGTTCACCGCACCAGCGGGCGGATTTACCGAATCAGCCACCGCGACTTCGCCTCACGCTCCCGTCCTGCCTTCAATCTCCGCGACGAACCCGACGCCCGCTTGCTCGAACGCCTCGCCGAACCCAACGACTGGTTCGGCCGCGCCGCAAGGCGTCTGCTCCAGGAACGGGCCCACGCCGGCACGCTCGATCCTCGAACCATTCCGGCCCTCCGCGCCCTGCTCGCCGACCACCCCGAAGAACGCATGAGGCTCCGCGCTTTGTGGTGCCTTCATTCGATCAATGCACTGACCACCGAGCGATTGCACGCTGCTTTGAACGATTCAGGTGAGCATCTCCGAAGTTGGGCAGTGCGGCTGCTAGCCGAACGTGGCGCGGCCGAGCATCCCGAAATCGGCGCTGCTTTGTTGGAACGAGCGCGACGCGATGCTTCGGGACTCGTTCGCCTGGAACTGGCCTCCGCATTGCAGCGTCTTAGTCCTGACCTTCGCTTCGAATTGGGCGCGGCGCTGATGGAGCGATCGGAGGACCGCGACGACCACAACCAACCGCTCATGGTGTGGTACGGCATGGAGCCGGTCGTTTCCGCCGCGCCTGGTAAGGGGGTCGAGTTGATCAAACGGGGAGCATTTCCCAAGGTGGCGCGGTTGATCGCCCGACGCTTGGCCGCCGATCTGGACCAACCTGACTTCGGGCAAGCGGTGGCGCGGTTGATCGCCCTGGCGGCCTCCCAACCCATTGAAACCCGCGCTGCCGTGCTGGAGGGGATGGCCCAGGCGCTGAGGGGACGCCGCCGTGCCCCCGTTCCCGAAGGGTGGGAAACCCATCGAGACGCGCTGGCTCAGAGCGGCGACAACGCGCTCAACAACCATGCCCGCGAACTTGACCTGCTGTTCGGATCAGGACGCGCCTTGGCCGACCTCCGCGCCGTGGCTCTGGATGAAACCGCTCCTTCGGAAGCCCGACGCGACGCCTTGCGGTCACTGATCGACGCCGATTATCCCGAGAAGTATCAGGACCTGTTCAAGCTCGCCACCGACTTGGCGACTGCCGGACTCGCCGCGCGGGGGTTGGCCGCCTTCGACCACCCCGAGGTGGCCGAGCGGATTCTCAAACGCTTCCACGTCTTCCGCCCCGAAGATCGGCCAATGGCTATTGACGCTTTGGTCTCGCGGCCCTCCTGGGCCATGACGCTTCTCGAAGCAATCGCTCAAGGTCGCGTGCCCCGCGCTGATCTCAACGCCGGTCATGCCCGCTTGATCCTGAGCCACAACCAACCCGAACTCAAGGCCAAACTCGCCGAGGTTTGGGGTGAACTGCGCGAAACTCCCGCCGACAAAGCCGAGGCAATCGCTCGTTATCGCGCTTTGCTTACCCCTGAGTCTCTTCAAACCGCCGATCTCAAACGCGGGCGCACGCTCTACACCCAGACCTGCGGGGCCTGTCACAAGCTCTTCGGCGAGGGCGGAGCGATTGGGCCGGAACTGACTGGGGCCGACCGGCAAACCCTGGACTATTGGCTCGCCAACCTCATCGACCCCAGCGCCGTCGTGCCGGCCGGTTACGTCATGTCGGTAGTCCTGATGAACGATGGGCGCGTCCTCAATGGGATTATCGCGTCCCGCAGCGGTTCGGTGGTGGTCCTCCAAACCGCTTCCGAACGGATCCATCTCGACGCGGAGGACGTTGAGGAGATCCAACCCACCGGCCAGTCGCTCATGCCCGAAGGCCAACTCACTGCCCTGAGCGACGAGGAAGCCCGCGACCTGATCGGCTACTTGATGTCCTCCGGCCCGAATTGA
- the deoC gene encoding deoxyribose-phosphate aldolase yields the protein MEPTYSQIAGMIDHSLLNPTLTIEALEEGCRLAKAYETGSVCIMPYYLKRCAEILAGSRVKASTTIGFPHGGHTTAIKLAETRQALADGGEELDMVVNISRVLSGDWEAVALEIREIVALTHDHGQKVKVIFENCYLNDDQKIRLCEICGEARADWVKTSTGYGTGGATDADLILMRTHSPAHVQIKAAGGVRDLDRLLFVRSLGVTRVGASQTRTILDEARRRMGLEPILLNEPGDSNTGS from the coding sequence ATGGAACCCACCTATTCACAAATCGCCGGCATGATCGACCACTCGCTGCTCAATCCCACCTTGACCATCGAGGCGCTAGAGGAAGGCTGCCGTCTGGCCAAGGCTTACGAAACCGGCAGCGTCTGCATCATGCCGTACTACTTGAAGCGGTGCGCCGAGATTCTGGCGGGGTCGAGGGTCAAAGCCAGCACCACGATCGGTTTCCCGCACGGAGGTCACACTACGGCCATCAAACTGGCCGAGACCCGTCAGGCCCTGGCCGACGGCGGCGAGGAGCTCGACATGGTGGTCAACATCTCCCGCGTCCTCTCGGGCGACTGGGAGGCGGTGGCCCTGGAAATCCGCGAGATTGTTGCCCTCACCCACGACCACGGCCAAAAGGTCAAAGTGATTTTCGAGAACTGTTACTTGAACGACGATCAGAAGATCCGTCTTTGCGAGATTTGCGGCGAGGCGCGGGCCGACTGGGTCAAGACCTCCACCGGCTACGGCACCGGCGGGGCCACCGACGCCGATCTGATCCTGATGCGTACGCATTCCCCGGCTCATGTTCAGATCAAGGCCGCCGGCGGAGTACGCGACCTGGACCGCCTGCTCTTCGTGCGTAGCCTGGGTGTCACGCGGGTCGGGGCCAGCCAAACCCGGACAATTCTCGACGAAGCCCGCCGCCGCATGGGTCTGGAGCCGATCCTCTTGAATGAACCGGGCGACTCCAACACCGGATCGTGA
- a CDS encoding 3-keto-disaccharide hydrolase has product MSVLILVLGLTWAAVMAWADAPPSAASLQESNPVPADHDGEDGDWIDLSDLSAWKPPTGTWFTAADAGLNPDNRRLLVGLESPASPGQSNAKPVLINGPIGRTHNLVSRRNFQDVEVDLEFMVSERSNSGVKLMGLYEIQIYDSFEKPDDQLKGFDNGGIYPRALMTPRYHHIDEGYRPKVNASRAPGQWQTLTIRFRAPRFDAKGTKTKCAVFERVTLNGVVVQENVQMELPTGHAHVARKEVAEGPILLQADHGPVAFRNIRARPLPPIETSR; this is encoded by the coding sequence TTGTCGGTCCTCATCCTCGTTCTCGGTCTAACGTGGGCTGCGGTCATGGCTTGGGCCGACGCCCCTCCCTCCGCGGCCTCACTCCAGGAAAGCAACCCGGTCCCTGCCGACCATGACGGCGAGGACGGCGACTGGATCGACCTCTCCGACCTCTCCGCCTGGAAGCCCCCCACCGGCACCTGGTTCACCGCGGCCGACGCCGGCCTCAACCCGGACAATCGTCGGCTGCTGGTCGGCTTAGAATCGCCCGCCTCGCCGGGACAGTCCAACGCCAAACCTGTCCTCATCAATGGACCCATCGGACGTACTCACAACCTCGTCAGCCGCCGCAACTTTCAGGACGTCGAGGTAGACCTGGAATTCATGGTCTCCGAACGCTCTAACTCCGGCGTCAAATTGATGGGACTCTACGAGATTCAAATTTACGACAGCTTCGAGAAACCCGACGACCAGCTCAAAGGGTTCGACAACGGCGGCATTTATCCCCGCGCTTTAATGACGCCCCGCTACCATCACATCGACGAGGGTTATCGTCCCAAGGTCAATGCCTCCCGCGCCCCCGGCCAATGGCAAACCCTCACCATCCGGTTTCGCGCGCCCCGATTCGACGCCAAGGGAACCAAAACCAAGTGCGCGGTCTTCGAGCGGGTCACTCTGAATGGTGTCGTCGTTCAGGAGAACGTCCAGATGGAGCTGCCCACCGGCCACGCCCACGTCGCCCGCAAGGAAGTGGCCGAAGGACCAATCCTGCTCCAGGCCGACCACGGCCCGGTCGCTTTCCGCAACATCCGAGCTCGCCCTCTGCCGCCAATCGAAACCTCACGGTGA
- a CDS encoding DUF3500 domain-containing protein, producing the protein MITSAFVSPRRVVPALVLTLMLPAWVDATPTQFDQGNSAAAITQAARTFLESLEPEQRAVAQLPFDTPQRFDWHFIPKPRKGLTLSAMNEDQRDAALELLKASLSPSAYAKAKYILIMEEVIRIQENDKTGRRDRLKFHWTVFGQPGPNADWGYSIEGHHLSVNVTFKEGRLISTTPLFLGLNPRRLNGEFDFVPMPKGYEPLAEEENAALALMASLSESQRVKAVLPPEQFAVIKTGPIHRLYSGDPVGVAASEFTPDQMTLLKKLVQAYLDRMIPEEAARSLDEIEQAGWEAIHFAWAGPVEKDQPWTFRVQGPTFIIDFDNSQADPLGTPANHLHSLWRNRLRDFGGK; encoded by the coding sequence ATGATCACATCAGCCTTCGTTTCCCCACGTCGGGTCGTCCCGGCCCTGGTCTTGACCCTGATGTTGCCGGCTTGGGTGGACGCAACGCCCACGCAGTTCGATCAGGGGAACTCCGCCGCGGCGATCACCCAGGCCGCCCGGACCTTTTTGGAGAGCCTCGAACCAGAACAACGCGCCGTCGCCCAACTGCCGTTTGACACCCCGCAACGGTTCGACTGGCACTTCATCCCCAAACCACGCAAGGGGTTGACCCTCTCGGCCATGAACGAGGACCAACGCGACGCGGCGTTGGAACTGCTCAAGGCCAGCCTGAGCCCCTCGGCCTACGCCAAGGCGAAATATATCCTCATCATGGAAGAGGTGATTCGGATTCAAGAAAACGACAAGACTGGACGACGCGACCGTCTCAAGTTCCACTGGACGGTGTTCGGCCAACCCGGTCCAAACGCCGATTGGGGCTACTCGATCGAGGGACACCACCTGTCGGTCAACGTCACGTTCAAAGAGGGCCGACTGATCTCGACCACGCCACTGTTCCTGGGGCTCAATCCCCGCCGGCTCAACGGCGAGTTCGACTTTGTGCCGATGCCCAAAGGGTACGAACCCCTTGCCGAGGAAGAGAACGCCGCGCTTGCCTTGATGGCTTCGCTCAGCGAGTCGCAACGGGTCAAAGCAGTCTTGCCTCCAGAACAGTTCGCCGTCATCAAAACCGGACCGATCCATCGGCTCTACTCGGGCGATCCGGTGGGGGTGGCTGCCTCGGAGTTCACTCCGGATCAAATGACGCTGCTTAAGAAGCTGGTGCAAGCGTATCTTGATCGAATGATTCCCGAGGAGGCCGCGCGGAGCCTCGATGAGATCGAACAGGCCGGTTGGGAGGCCATTCACTTCGCCTGGGCTGGGCCGGTCGAAAAGGATCAACCCTGGACCTTCCGCGTTCAAGGTCCCACCTTCATCATCGACTTCGACAATTCCCAAGCCGATCCGCTGGGCACTCCGGCCAATCATCTCCACTCCCTGTGGCGCAATCGCCTCCGCGACTTCGGCGGCAAGTGA
- a CDS encoding DUF1501 domain-containing protein: MQPPSNWTPTRGSHRHPIGVARREFLQIGFSGLLGVGMGSWSLAHAAAATGGTTAPSRLSRARSVVIVFFTGGVSHHDTFDPKPDAPDGIRGDFNPIATKVPGLFISEHLPRLASHADKLAIVRSLSHGHSNHLNATHWILTGHPQPGAFFDKIASRDDYPHPAALVARVRPPADGLPSGVLLPTFLMQGPLIWPGQHAGFLGPKYDPWIIKDDPNRNEFQVKGLTLPDGFSVERLRARRALFEQLHTLRDQIERDADPLDPARALAYSTLTSDRLANAFQLDRERAEVRDRYGRHMFGQSLLLARRLIEAGVPIVQVNLGEVQTWDSHGDIFRRLKNDLLPPTDQGLSALLDDLDARGLLDETLVVMVGEFGRTPRLGLSAGATIPGRDHWPGVFSAVFAGGGVQGGQVVGKSDPIGAYPGSRPYAPADVAATVYDALAIPPHIEVRDRLNRPLHLITGKPIEALYRGFEA, encoded by the coding sequence ATGCAACCCCCATCGAATTGGACTCCGACTCGTGGTTCCCATCGTCATCCGATCGGGGTCGCGCGGCGGGAGTTCCTGCAAATCGGTTTTTCGGGCTTGCTAGGCGTGGGAATGGGTTCATGGTCCCTGGCCCACGCGGCCGCGGCGACGGGCGGGACCACCGCGCCGTCCCGCCTCAGCCGCGCACGCTCGGTCGTGATCGTCTTCTTCACCGGCGGCGTTTCGCACCACGACACCTTCGACCCCAAACCCGACGCGCCCGACGGCATCCGAGGCGACTTCAACCCCATCGCTACCAAAGTTCCTGGTCTTTTCATCAGCGAACATCTGCCGCGGCTTGCATCTCACGCCGACAAGCTGGCGATCGTGCGGTCATTGAGTCATGGTCACTCCAACCACCTCAACGCGACCCACTGGATTCTCACGGGGCATCCGCAACCCGGCGCATTTTTCGACAAGATCGCCTCACGCGACGACTATCCCCACCCAGCAGCCCTGGTGGCGCGGGTGCGTCCACCCGCCGACGGCCTGCCTTCGGGAGTGCTGCTGCCGACCTTTCTCATGCAGGGACCGCTTATCTGGCCGGGCCAGCATGCTGGATTTCTCGGCCCTAAATATGACCCTTGGATCATTAAGGACGACCCCAACCGTAACGAGTTTCAGGTCAAAGGACTGACTCTCCCCGACGGATTCTCGGTCGAACGTCTCCGAGCGCGGCGCGCGCTCTTTGAGCAGCTTCATACGCTGCGCGATCAGATCGAACGCGATGCCGACCCTCTGGACCCGGCCCGCGCTCTAGCCTATTCCACCCTCACCTCCGACCGCCTCGCCAACGCCTTCCAACTCGACCGCGAACGCGCTGAGGTCCGCGATCGCTACGGACGCCACATGTTCGGCCAGTCGCTGCTGCTGGCGCGCCGCCTGATTGAAGCCGGTGTACCGATCGTCCAGGTCAATTTGGGCGAGGTCCAGACCTGGGATTCTCATGGCGACATTTTCCGACGCCTCAAGAATGATTTGCTCCCACCCACCGATCAGGGTCTCTCGGCGCTGTTGGACGACCTGGACGCCCGCGGATTGCTTGACGAGACGCTGGTGGTGATGGTCGGCGAGTTTGGCCGGACGCCGCGGCTGGGTCTCTCCGCCGGGGCAACCATCCCCGGACGTGACCACTGGCCCGGCGTCTTCTCGGCGGTCTTCGCCGGCGGCGGTGTGCAGGGCGGTCAGGTCGTCGGCAAGTCCGACCCCATTGGAGCCTATCCCGGCTCTCGACCCTACGCCCCCGCCGACGTGGCCGCCACGGTGTACGACGCCCTGGCGATTCCTCCCCACATCGAAGTGCGCGACCGCCTCAACCGTCCTCTTCACCTCATCACCGGTAAACCCATCGAGGCGCTCTATCGGGGATTCGAGGCCTAA
- a CDS encoding DnaJ central domain-containing protein encodes MSHVPAEPILTSRRPATPDPERGWVTCAFCGGTGIDPFGIMSELSTCSRCMGHGIVYVRPPHLRCAYCRGTGRHKTYACPVCKGAGVVTRPPGTLLTCPDCRGRGYEAESGMPCRTCKGIGVVTSGRNGRFRKAVHLVPATGSETR; translated from the coding sequence ATGTCCCATGTCCCGGCCGAACCGATCTTGACATCCCGTCGTCCCGCCACTCCCGACCCGGAACGGGGTTGGGTCACCTGCGCGTTTTGCGGCGGAACTGGAATCGATCCCTTCGGCATCATGTCGGAACTCTCCACCTGCTCGCGGTGTATGGGTCATGGGATCGTCTACGTGCGGCCCCCCCACCTGCGTTGCGCTTACTGCCGGGGAACCGGGCGACACAAAACCTATGCCTGTCCGGTTTGCAAAGGAGCCGGCGTGGTCACTCGACCGCCGGGAACCTTGTTAACTTGTCCCGACTGTCGCGGACGAGGCTACGAAGCTGAAAGCGGGATGCCTTGTCGCACCTGCAAAGGCATCGGTGTCGTCACCTCCGGCCGCAACGGGCGGTTCCGCAAAGCGGTCCACCTCGTTCCGGCAACGGGATCGGAGACTCGTTAA
- a CDS encoding gas vesicle protein K, which translates to MDLDPEQVGDGLAKLVLTLLELIRQLLERQAIRRLDAGSLDHEQTERLGLTLMRLAQRMEELKTHFGLQGEDLNLDLGPLGKLL; encoded by the coding sequence ATCGACCTGGACCCCGAACAGGTCGGCGATGGTTTGGCAAAACTCGTCTTGACCCTGCTCGAATTGATTCGCCAACTGCTGGAACGTCAGGCGATTCGCCGACTCGACGCCGGATCGCTCGACCACGAGCAGACCGAGCGTCTCGGCTTGACCCTGATGCGGCTGGCCCAACGGATGGAGGAACTCAAAACCCATTTCGGTCTGCAAGGCGAGGATCTCAACCTCGACCTGGGACCGCTGGGCAAACTCCTCTGA